In Bacillus cereus ATCC 14579, a single window of DNA contains:
- a CDS encoding YfhD family protein: protein MNKKNFKQSKATDGIDVEFSRELADHNDLEANARANAADARQKRQSTEK from the coding sequence ATGAACAAAAAGAATTTCAAACAAAGCAAAGCAACTGATGGCATTGATGTTGAGTTCTCTCGCGAACTCGCTGACCACAATGACTTAGAAGCAAACGCACGTGCAAATGCCGCTGATGCACGTCAAAAGCGCCAATCAACCGAAAAATAA
- a CDS encoding terpene cyclase/mutase family protein has translation MLLYEKVHEEIARRTTALQTMQRQDGTWRFCFEGAPLTDCHMIFLLKLLGKDKEIEPFVKRLASLQTNEGTWKLYEDEVGGNLSATIQSYAALLASKKYTKEDVNMKRAEMFINERGGVARAHFMTKFLLAIHGEYEYPSLFHLPTPIMFLQNDSPLSIFELSSSARIHLIPMMLCLNKRFRVGKKLLPNLNHIAGGGGEWFREDRSPVFQTLVSDVKKIITYPLSLHHKGYEEVERFMKERIDENGTLYSYATASFYMIYALLALGHSIQSPIIQKAITGITSYIWKMERGSHLQNSPSTVWDTALLSYALQEAQVPKASKVIHNASAYLLRKQQTKKVDWSVHAPDLFPGGWGFSDVNTTIPDIDDTTAALRALARSRGNENVDTAWKRAVNWVKGLQNNDGGWGAFEKGVTSRILANLPIENASDMITDPSTPDITGRVLEFFGTYTQNELPEKQKQSAINWLMNVQEENGSWYGKWGICYIYGTWAVLTGLRSLGIPSSDPSVKRAALWLEHIQHEDGGWGESCQSSVEKRFVTLPFSTPSQTAWALDALISYYDKETPVIRKGISYLLSNSYINEKYPTGTGLPGGFYIRYHSYAHIYPLLTLAHYAKKYRK, from the coding sequence TTGTTATTATATGAAAAAGTGCATGAAGAAATAGCGAGAAGAACAACTGCACTTCAAACAATGCAACGGCAAGATGGTACGTGGCGGTTTTGTTTTGAAGGAGCGCCACTAACAGATTGTCATATGATTTTTTTATTAAAATTATTAGGTAAAGATAAAGAGATAGAACCGTTTGTAAAAAGATTAGCATCACTCCAAACAAATGAAGGAACATGGAAATTGTATGAAGATGAAGTGGGTGGTAATTTATCTGCTACAATTCAATCTTATGCTGCCTTACTTGCATCGAAAAAATATACAAAAGAAGATGTGAATATGAAGCGAGCGGAAATGTTTATAAATGAGCGCGGTGGGGTAGCGCGTGCTCATTTTATGACGAAGTTTTTATTAGCGATTCATGGAGAATATGAATATCCTTCTCTCTTTCATTTGCCAACACCAATTATGTTTCTGCAGAATGATTCCCCTCTCAGTATTTTTGAACTGAGTAGCTCAGCACGTATTCATTTAATTCCGATGATGTTGTGTTTAAATAAAAGATTTCGAGTAGGGAAAAAGTTATTGCCAAATTTAAATCACATTGCAGGCGGGGGCGGAGAATGGTTTCGGGAGGACCGGTCTCCAGTTTTTCAAACGTTAGTAAGTGACGTGAAGAAAATTATAACGTATCCACTTTCTTTGCATCATAAAGGATATGAGGAAGTAGAACGTTTTATGAAAGAGCGTATTGATGAAAATGGAACATTATATAGCTACGCAACTGCCTCGTTTTATATGATTTATGCTTTACTTGCATTAGGACATTCTATTCAATCACCAATTATTCAAAAAGCTATAACGGGAATCACATCTTATATATGGAAGATGGAGAGAGGGAGCCATTTGCAAAACTCTCCATCAACTGTATGGGATACAGCTTTACTCAGTTATGCTTTGCAAGAAGCTCAAGTTCCGAAAGCAAGTAAAGTGATTCACAATGCATCAGCATATTTACTAAGAAAACAGCAAACGAAGAAAGTAGATTGGAGTGTACATGCACCGGATCTCTTCCCGGGTGGTTGGGGCTTTTCGGATGTGAATACGACGATTCCAGATATTGATGATACAACTGCTGCGTTAAGAGCATTGGCGCGAAGTAGAGGGAACGAAAATGTAGACACTGCTTGGAAGCGAGCGGTTAATTGGGTTAAAGGATTGCAAAATAATGATGGTGGTTGGGGGGCTTTTGAAAAAGGGGTAACGAGCCGTATATTAGCAAATTTACCAATCGAAAATGCAAGTGATATGATTACAGATCCTTCTACACCAGATATTACAGGAAGGGTATTAGAATTTTTCGGAACGTATACGCAAAATGAATTGCCCGAGAAACAAAAACAAAGTGCGATAAATTGGTTAATGAATGTACAAGAGGAAAATGGATCGTGGTATGGGAAATGGGGAATTTGTTATATATATGGGACATGGGCAGTGTTGACTGGTTTACGGTCACTAGGAATACCATCTAGCGATCCATCAGTGAAACGAGCAGCTTTATGGCTTGAACATATACAGCATGAAGATGGTGGCTGGGGAGAATCTTGCCAAAGTAGTGTGGAAAAAAGATTTGTTACTTTGCCATTTAGTACACCATCCCAAACAGCATGGGCGTTAGATGCCCTCATTTCTTACTATGATAAAGAAACGCCAGTCATTCGAAAAGGTATTTCATATTTGCTCTCCAACTCTTATATAAATGAAAAATATCCTACTGGAACAGGTTTACCAGGTGGGTTTTATATTCGTTATCATAGTTATGCTCATATATATCCATTGCTTACTTTGGCTCATTATGCAAAAAAATATAGAAAATAA
- a CDS encoding divergent PAP2 family protein, which produces MVTILHNDPLMAAVISWFLAQSTKVVFQLVKTGEFDFAKFFASGGMPSSHASTVTALATGVGVVEGVESSMFAVATIFAIIVMYDASGVRLAVSKQAKILNDFFHGRETEYKKLNELVGHTPYEVVVGALLGIIVGVGYCL; this is translated from the coding sequence ATGGTAACAATTTTACATAATGATCCGCTTATGGCAGCTGTAATTTCATGGTTTTTAGCACAATCAACGAAAGTAGTCTTCCAATTAGTTAAAACAGGTGAATTTGATTTTGCAAAGTTTTTTGCTTCAGGTGGGATGCCAAGTTCTCATGCTTCAACAGTTACAGCGCTTGCTACAGGAGTTGGAGTAGTGGAAGGCGTGGAAAGCTCGATGTTTGCGGTTGCTACAATTTTTGCCATTATTGTTATGTATGATGCTTCAGGAGTAAGGCTTGCAGTAAGTAAACAAGCAAAAATATTGAATGACTTTTTTCACGGTAGAGAAACAGAATATAAGAAGTTAAATGAACTTGTTGGGCATACACCGTATGAAGTAGTAGTCGGTGCTTTATTAGGGATTATTGTCGGAGTAGGGTATTGTTTATGA
- the rarD gene encoding EamA family transporter RarD → MGSQSAEQKKGILYAAGAYTMWGILPIYWKWVEEVPADEILAHRIVWAFVFMLLVLGVTKRFRQFIGEFVNLFKRPKLLMSLTIASVLISGNWFVYIWAVNHNHVIEASLGYYINPLISILLGTVVLKEKLNFWQYVAVGLAGVGVIILTVRFGSIPWVSLSLAFSFGLYGLTKKLLNYDATIGLTMETMLVTPLAIIYLVMTGAHGFGSFGSISMLSTLLLIGAGIVTALPLFYFAKGAQLIPLYMVGFLQYIAPTISLILGVFVFGEHFTSTHMIAFFCIWVALFVFSVAKTKFLVQKQPKFIKNKSAKVS, encoded by the coding sequence ATGGGGAGTCAATCAGCAGAGCAAAAAAAAGGGATACTATACGCGGCTGGTGCTTACACGATGTGGGGAATCCTACCGATTTATTGGAAATGGGTTGAGGAAGTTCCAGCAGATGAAATATTAGCACACCGCATCGTTTGGGCATTTGTTTTTATGTTACTCGTATTAGGTGTTACGAAGAGGTTTCGTCAGTTTATTGGGGAATTTGTGAATCTTTTTAAACGACCTAAATTATTAATGTCATTAACAATAGCTTCAGTCTTGATTAGCGGAAACTGGTTTGTTTACATATGGGCCGTTAATCATAATCATGTTATTGAAGCGAGTCTTGGCTATTATATTAATCCGCTTATTAGTATTTTACTTGGTACAGTCGTTTTAAAGGAAAAGTTAAACTTCTGGCAATATGTTGCAGTTGGTTTAGCTGGAGTGGGGGTTATCATTTTAACAGTGCGTTTCGGATCTATTCCGTGGGTTTCTCTTTCACTTGCCTTTTCATTTGGATTATACGGATTAACGAAAAAACTGTTAAACTATGATGCTACAATTGGACTTACGATGGAAACGATGTTAGTGACACCGCTTGCAATCATTTACCTTGTTATGACAGGCGCCCATGGTTTCGGCTCATTTGGATCTATTTCAATGTTATCGACATTACTATTAATAGGAGCAGGTATTGTTACAGCTCTACCACTTTTTTATTTTGCAAAAGGAGCCCAACTTATTCCGCTTTATATGGTAGGTTTTTTACAATATATTGCACCAACAATTAGCTTAATTTTAGGTGTATTCGTATTTGGTGAACATTTCACATCTACTCATATGATTGCATTTTTCTGTATATGGGTTGCATTATTTGTATTCTCGGTAGCGAAGACTAAGTTTTTAGTGCAGAAACAACCGAAATTTATAAAAAATAAATCAGCAAAAGTATCATAA
- a CDS encoding DUF1294 domain-containing protein, with translation MKWIYFLIINVIAFSLMGLDKRKAKKKQWRTPESTLFLSAAAGGAVGAWIGMYMFHHKTHKKKFVFGIPLLVVITVCLLFVV, from the coding sequence ATGAAATGGATTTATTTTCTTATTATTAACGTTATAGCTTTTAGCCTTATGGGGCTTGATAAACGAAAAGCAAAGAAGAAACAGTGGAGAACGCCAGAAAGTACGTTGTTTTTATCGGCGGCAGCTGGAGGAGCAGTTGGAGCTTGGATCGGCATGTATATGTTTCATCATAAAACTCATAAAAAGAAATTTGTTTTCGGCATACCGTTACTTGTTGTAATAACGGTATGTTTATTATTCGTTGTATGA
- a CDS encoding P-loop NTPase, protein MLTQEQIMNALKHVEDPELHKSVVELNMVRNIQMNGTEVKLEVVLTIQGCPLKAKIQQDIEESLHAIGASKVEVTFGSMTQEERAALTEKLKRNTRTETGMPSMLRPDSGVRFITVTSGKGGVGKSTVTINLATALARMGKKVGILDADIYGFSIPAMMETNKKPTMIDQTAIPVISHGVKIMSMGFFTEGNNPVMWRGPMLNKWIQNFLANTHWGELDYLLLDLPPGTGDVAIDVAAMIPQAKEIIVTTPHNIASFVASRVGVMAKHTKHEILGIVENMAYYEEQDGSKNYLFGKGGGEMLAEQLQTEVIAKIPFAKREENNGSSVYDEDSLVGEVFTSLAEDIIYRG, encoded by the coding sequence ATGCTTACTCAAGAACAAATAATGAATGCATTAAAACATGTAGAGGATCCAGAGTTACACAAAAGTGTTGTAGAATTAAATATGGTTAGAAATATACAAATGAACGGAACAGAGGTTAAACTTGAAGTAGTACTAACAATCCAAGGTTGTCCGTTAAAAGCAAAAATTCAACAAGATATTGAAGAATCGCTTCACGCAATTGGTGCCTCTAAAGTGGAGGTAACATTTGGTTCTATGACACAAGAAGAACGTGCAGCTTTAACAGAGAAGTTAAAGCGAAATACTAGAACAGAAACTGGTATGCCGAGCATGCTTCGCCCGGATTCAGGAGTACGTTTTATTACGGTAACGAGCGGAAAAGGCGGAGTTGGAAAATCAACGGTGACAATTAATCTTGCAACTGCACTAGCTCGTATGGGCAAAAAAGTGGGGATATTAGATGCAGATATATATGGTTTTAGTATTCCAGCTATGATGGAAACGAATAAGAAACCAACGATGATTGATCAAACGGCAATTCCAGTCATTAGTCACGGTGTTAAAATCATGTCGATGGGATTCTTTACAGAAGGAAATAACCCAGTGATGTGGCGCGGACCGATGCTAAATAAATGGATTCAAAATTTCCTTGCGAATACGCACTGGGGAGAATTAGATTATTTATTACTTGATTTACCACCAGGTACAGGAGATGTTGCGATTGATGTTGCAGCGATGATTCCGCAAGCGAAAGAAATAATTGTTACAACTCCGCACAATATAGCTTCATTCGTTGCTTCAAGAGTTGGTGTAATGGCAAAACATACGAAGCATGAGATTTTAGGTATTGTGGAAAATATGGCTTATTATGAAGAACAAGATGGATCGAAAAATTATCTCTTCGGAAAAGGCGGCGGCGAAATGCTTGCAGAACAATTGCAAACAGAAGTAATTGCCAAAATACCTTTTGCGAAACGTGAAGAAAATAATGGCTCATCTGTATATGATGAAGATTCTCTTGTTGGAGAAGTGTTTACATCGTTAGCTGAGGATATTATTTATAGAGGATAG
- the moaD gene encoding molybdopterin converting factor subunit 1 has translation MITILLFANLREEVGSDRLVISEKQEMTVQQLKEWLKASYCLQSLDKVMVAVNEEFVMNEEMIKAGDIVALIPPVSGG, from the coding sequence ATGATTACAATTTTACTGTTTGCAAATTTGCGTGAGGAAGTTGGATCGGATCGATTAGTAATTTCAGAAAAGCAAGAAATGACAGTGCAGCAATTAAAAGAATGGCTCAAAGCCAGCTATTGTTTACAATCGCTGGATAAAGTGATGGTGGCTGTTAATGAAGAGTTTGTAATGAATGAAGAGATGATAAAAGCCGGAGATATAGTCGCATTAATCCCACCCGTTAGCGGGGGATAA
- the moaE gene encoding molybdopterin synthase catalytic subunit MoaE: MGQVLFEIVDKPILVEEVTNKVARREAGAITTFIGTVRELTKGKRTLHLEYEAYKPMAVKQLMRIGEEISERWLDAKVAITHRVGRLEIMDIAVVIAVSSPHRKVAYEANEYAIERIKRIVPIWKKEFWEDGTMWVGDQLENTPYPEGKPKKEE; encoded by the coding sequence ATGGGACAAGTGCTATTTGAGATTGTAGATAAACCGATTTTAGTTGAAGAAGTAACGAATAAAGTCGCAAGAAGGGAAGCAGGTGCGATTACAACATTTATTGGTACGGTGAGAGAATTAACAAAAGGAAAACGAACGCTACATTTAGAGTATGAAGCATATAAACCGATGGCAGTAAAACAACTTATGAGAATTGGTGAAGAAATTAGTGAAAGATGGCTGGATGCAAAAGTAGCAATTACGCACCGTGTAGGGCGGCTAGAAATAATGGATATTGCGGTAGTCATTGCAGTTTCATCACCGCATCGTAAAGTAGCTTATGAAGCGAATGAGTACGCGATTGAACGTATAAAACGAATCGTTCCAATTTGGAAAAAAGAATTTTGGGAAGATGGAACGATGTGGGTTGGAGATCAACTTGAAAACACACCTTATCCAGAAGGAAAACCAAAGAAGGAAGAATGA
- a CDS encoding molybdopterin molybdotransferase MoeA, translated as MERRVPITVEEAVRKVMGFADKGLKELLPIELAYGRILAEDLVADHDVPSFNRSPYDGFAIRAEDTNLASYETPIVFEVVGEIGAGSLFHEKVGPFQAVRIMTGAQIPNGCDAVVMLELTRQYEKNGNNYMEVKRSFKTGDNISFQGEDARKGTVLAKKGSYINPGISALLATFGYSEVPVARKPVIGLLATGSELLDVNDSLQPGKIRNSNTYMILSQIRRAGGRVKYFGKFSDDFNTCFTAVKEALGQVDMLITTGGVSVGDYDYLPAIYEKLGASVLFNKVAMRPGSVTTVAQLNGKLLFGLSGNPSACYVGFELFVRPCIRTYMFSEKVHLKREKALLGEDFLKPNPFTRFVRAKLQYDEGKLIAYPSGFDKSSSVSSLAESNAFIVLPGGTRGYKKDMFVDVLLLEDNEGSEWPWTFHKVRGGFNGTSAI; from the coding sequence ATGGAAAGAAGAGTGCCAATTACGGTTGAAGAAGCTGTTCGTAAAGTGATGGGATTTGCTGATAAGGGCTTAAAGGAGCTATTACCAATTGAATTAGCTTATGGACGTATATTAGCAGAGGATTTAGTAGCTGACCATGATGTACCGTCATTTAATCGTTCGCCGTATGACGGATTTGCTATTCGAGCAGAAGATACTAATTTAGCAAGTTATGAAACGCCAATTGTATTTGAAGTAGTGGGTGAAATTGGTGCAGGATCGCTATTCCATGAGAAAGTAGGTCCATTTCAAGCAGTTCGAATTATGACAGGAGCACAAATTCCGAATGGGTGTGATGCGGTTGTTATGTTAGAGCTGACTCGTCAATATGAGAAGAACGGCAACAATTATATGGAAGTGAAGCGATCATTCAAAACGGGCGACAATATTTCTTTTCAAGGTGAAGATGCTCGTAAAGGAACCGTTCTTGCAAAGAAGGGATCGTACATTAATCCAGGTATTTCAGCTCTTCTTGCTACATTCGGTTATAGTGAAGTACCAGTTGCGAGAAAGCCTGTAATTGGATTGTTAGCGACTGGGAGTGAATTACTGGATGTCAATGATTCCTTACAGCCAGGGAAAATCCGAAACAGTAATACGTACATGATATTGTCTCAAATTCGAAGAGCGGGCGGAAGAGTAAAATATTTTGGGAAGTTTAGTGATGATTTTAATACGTGTTTTACAGCTGTGAAAGAAGCGCTTGGCCAAGTAGATATGTTAATTACAACGGGCGGTGTATCAGTAGGAGATTATGATTATTTACCAGCTATTTACGAAAAGTTAGGTGCATCTGTTCTTTTTAATAAAGTTGCAATGCGACCAGGAAGTGTTACGACTGTAGCACAATTAAATGGCAAGTTATTATTTGGTTTATCAGGGAATCCATCAGCTTGTTACGTAGGGTTTGAATTATTCGTAAGACCGTGTATTCGGACGTATATGTTTAGTGAAAAAGTACATTTAAAAAGAGAAAAAGCGTTATTAGGAGAAGATTTTCTAAAACCGAATCCATTTACAAGATTTGTACGAGCAAAATTGCAATATGATGAGGGGAAATTAATCGCTTATCCATCAGGGTTTGATAAATCTAGCTCAGTTTCTTCATTGGCAGAATCCAACGCGTTTATCGTATTGCCGGGCGGGACAAGAGGATATAAAAAAGATATGTTTGTCGATGTTCTTTTATTAGAAGATAACGAAGGTAGTGAATGGCCTTGGACATTTCATAAAGTGAGAGGTGGTTTTAATGGGACAAGTGCTATTTGA
- a CDS encoding formate/nitrite transporter family protein has product MAFHKPEQIAELVIEAGVQKVRQTLPAMLILGFLGGAFIAIGFLLNIRVLGNLPERWGSLVNVLGGAVFPVGLMLVVLAGGELITGNMMSLSMALYAKKITLISVLNNWVWITLMNFIGAIFVAYCFGHLGGLTEGEYLNKTVAIAEGKLHESFGRTLILAIGCNWLVCLALWLAYGTSDFVGKIIGIWIPIMAFVVIGFQQVVANMFVISAVIFAGHLTWMDLAKNFVPVFIGNVIGGAGFVGFAYFACYQKQHSNMK; this is encoded by the coding sequence ATGGCATTTCATAAGCCGGAACAAATTGCTGAGCTTGTCATTGAGGCCGGTGTTCAAAAAGTAAGACAGACATTGCCAGCGATGCTTATTCTCGGTTTTTTAGGAGGAGCGTTTATTGCGATAGGTTTTTTACTTAACATTCGAGTTTTAGGGAATTTACCTGAGCGCTGGGGAAGTCTAGTGAATGTTTTAGGAGGAGCGGTATTTCCTGTTGGACTCATGCTCGTAGTATTAGCAGGAGGAGAATTAATTACGGGAAATATGATGTCACTGTCTATGGCGCTTTATGCAAAGAAAATTACATTGATAAGTGTACTGAATAACTGGGTTTGGATTACTCTCATGAACTTTATTGGGGCAATTTTCGTTGCGTATTGCTTTGGACATCTTGGCGGATTAACAGAGGGAGAGTATTTAAATAAAACGGTAGCGATAGCGGAAGGGAAGTTACATGAATCATTTGGGAGAACTTTGATTTTAGCAATTGGTTGTAATTGGCTCGTTTGTCTTGCTCTTTGGCTCGCTTACGGGACGAGTGATTTTGTCGGGAAAATCATCGGAATTTGGATTCCAATTATGGCATTTGTAGTGATTGGATTTCAGCAAGTAGTAGCAAATATGTTTGTCATTTCCGCTGTTATTTTTGCTGGTCATCTAACGTGGATGGATCTGGCTAAAAATTTTGTTCCTGTTTTTATCGGAAATGTAATTGGAGGAGCTGGGTTTGTTGGTTTTGCTTACTTTGCTTGTTATCAGAAACAACATTCTAATATGAAATAG